A genomic segment from Neobacillus sp. YX16 encodes:
- a CDS encoding YitT family protein, whose translation MKKFVEYVFLTFGASIVAMGLETMLAPNGLVDGGVTALSIMANALWGIPIYVVFLGLNIPILIFTAKEVGKTFVIRTLYANIITTVGLVLFKSIPPITQSEVLIVLYGGVILGVGIGIVVKFGGAIDGTEMLAIWFNQHYRFPIASFLLVVNAFIFTIAALVYSLEQAMLSLAVFYIVTKMINYVLDGLNRGKSVMIISEKPDEVGASIINHLNISITFLYGEGGFLGERKKVIYCITNRFIFSKLKSVVLAADPSAIMEASYVCETSGIDRSLILPKANPSNNKS comes from the coding sequence ATGAAAAAATTTGTTGAGTATGTTTTTTTAACTTTTGGGGCGTCAATCGTTGCTATGGGATTAGAAACGATGTTAGCACCAAACGGGCTAGTAGATGGTGGTGTAACAGCGTTATCGATTATGGCCAATGCTTTATGGGGAATCCCAATTTATGTTGTATTTTTGGGCTTAAATATTCCTATCTTAATTTTTACAGCTAAAGAAGTGGGTAAAACCTTTGTCATTAGAACTCTATATGCAAATATCATTACTACCGTTGGTTTAGTACTATTTAAATCGATTCCTCCTATTACTCAATCTGAAGTATTAATTGTTTTATACGGTGGGGTAATCTTAGGAGTTGGGATAGGAATCGTTGTAAAGTTTGGCGGTGCAATAGATGGCACTGAAATGCTGGCAATTTGGTTTAACCAACACTATCGATTTCCGATTGCCTCATTTTTATTAGTCGTGAATGCTTTCATATTTACGATTGCAGCGCTTGTCTATTCATTGGAACAGGCCATGCTTTCTCTGGCGGTTTTCTATATAGTGACGAAAATGATTAATTATGTTTTAGATGGATTAAATCGTGGGAAATCTGTCATGATCATTTCAGAAAAACCGGATGAAGTTGGAGCTAGTATTATCAATCATTTAAATATCAGCATCACATTTTTATATGGAGAAGGCGGTTTTTTAGGGGAAAGAAAGAAGGTTATTTATTGTATTACGAACAGGTTTATTTTTTCCAAATTAAAAAGTGTCGTTTTAGCAGCAGATCCATCAGCTATTATGGAGGCATCCTATGTTTGTGAAACATCTGGTATAGATAGGTCGCTTATATTACCGAAAGCCAACCCTTCTAACAATAAATCGTAA
- a CDS encoding metalloregulator ArsR/SmtB family transcription factor, with protein MINDEQAVEIFKALSNQIRVNILQMLKEPDNNFSPQAHVIKDKGFDGGVCVSDIRSKVGLSQSTTSQYLSILLQSGLVEMKRIGQWTYYRRNEETIKQFEKYIGLKI; from the coding sequence ATGATAAATGACGAACAGGCAGTTGAAATTTTCAAGGCTCTGTCAAATCAAATAAGAGTAAATATTCTGCAAATGTTGAAAGAACCTGATAATAATTTTTCCCCGCAGGCCCATGTCATCAAAGATAAAGGCTTTGATGGCGGGGTTTGTGTTAGTGATATTCGCAGCAAAGTAGGACTATCACAGTCCACTACCTCCCAGTATTTGTCTATCCTATTGCAAAGCGGGCTGGTGGAAATGAAACGAATCGGACAATGGACTTATTATCGACGCAATGAGGAAACCATTAAACAGTTTGAAAAGTATATAGGCTTAAAAATATAA
- a CDS encoding iron-containing alcohol dehydrogenase produces the protein MNRFTIPRDVYFGEGSLEVLKTLEGKKATVVIGGQSIKKSGYLDKIQTYLREAGIETQLIEGVENDPSITTAQNGGKKMEEFQPDWIIAAGGGSPLDAAKLMWIFYENPELPFDQIKAPNVLPTLREKARFIAISTTSGTGSDVSPFSVITDYDKGVKYPVFGYEITPDIAIVDPELTYSMPASIVAYTGMDALTHGIEAYVSTLHNSFTDPLAMQSIRQVVENIEKSAVGDKQARAEMHYAQAIAGMAFSNGFLGIVHSLAHKSGAIFEIPHGTANALYLPYVIDYNRKVESSRYADIARMLGLTGNTDDELIDSLTDLIRRLNKSLNLPLTLKEFGVGEAEFEKHLNQMAAGAVEDPCTPSNPREVSVEDMKKIYIAAYNGDKINF, from the coding sequence ATGAATCGATTTACTATTCCGAGAGATGTTTATTTTGGAGAAGGATCCCTAGAAGTTTTAAAAACCCTTGAAGGGAAAAAAGCGACGGTTGTTATTGGCGGTCAATCGATTAAAAAATCCGGTTATCTCGATAAAATCCAAACTTATTTACGAGAGGCAGGCATTGAGACGCAACTAATCGAAGGTGTTGAAAACGATCCATCTATTACAACTGCTCAAAACGGCGGCAAGAAGATGGAAGAATTCCAGCCGGATTGGATCATTGCTGCCGGCGGCGGATCTCCGCTTGATGCGGCTAAGCTGATGTGGATTTTTTATGAAAACCCCGAACTGCCATTTGACCAAATCAAGGCTCCAAATGTACTGCCAACATTGCGTGAAAAAGCTCGCTTTATTGCCATTTCAACTACTAGCGGAACAGGCAGTGATGTATCTCCATTCTCCGTTATTACGGACTATGATAAGGGAGTGAAGTATCCGGTTTTTGGATATGAAATCACGCCTGACATTGCAATCGTTGATCCTGAACTGACGTATTCCATGCCTGCTTCGATTGTAGCCTATACGGGGATGGATGCCTTGACACATGGCATTGAGGCATATGTATCCACCCTGCACAACTCTTTTACTGATCCGCTGGCCATGCAGTCGATTAGGCAAGTGGTAGAAAATATTGAAAAATCCGCAGTAGGTGACAAACAGGCAAGGGCAGAAATGCATTATGCCCAGGCCATAGCCGGCATGGCCTTTTCCAATGGATTTTTAGGAATTGTCCACAGCTTAGCCCATAAGAGCGGAGCCATTTTTGAAATTCCGCACGGTACAGCAAATGCACTCTACTTGCCATATGTGATTGATTATAATAGAAAGGTGGAAAGCTCAAGATATGCGGATATTGCAAGGATGCTTGGTTTAACCGGAAATACGGATGACGAATTGATTGATTCGTTAACAGACCTCATCCGTCGTTTAAACAAATCTTTGAATCTGCCATTAACACTAAAGGAATTTGGTGTGGGAGAAGCAGAATTTGAAAAACACCTGAACCAGATGGCAGCAGGAGCTGTTGAGGATCCTTGTACT
- the zwf gene encoding glucose-6-phosphate dehydrogenase: protein MDFMTFVLFGATGDLAKRKIYPALFNLFLDKKMPQSFSIIGLGRRELSDGTFQTNVEHSLRTFSRRFIEDKAKLKEFIDAFRYSQLDVTDVEGYQELLNLVQRRERELNIHENRLFYLSVAPEFFDVIASNIKESGLGTTNGWKRLIIEKPFGHDMASAQELNQRLSKSFSEEEIYRIDHYLGKLMVQNLEALTFANPVLQSLWNKQHIANIQITASETVGVEDRAGYYDQAGAIRDMFQNHMLQLLMMTAMHVPKTISAADIRNEKRKVMESLRPLQKEDVGSQVVRGQYSAGEMNHEPVVGYREEPGVDSSSVNDTFVAARLWIDNDFWGGVPFYIRTGKRMKEKSTRIVIEFKNPVKELYGSDQQTEPNLLIVNINPNEGISLQLNSKNPLKNGKIEPISIDFSTGAKDIPEAYELLIFDALRGDSTFFAHWYEVELSWKWVQPVLEAFEENTVPLHFYRSGSMGPDASDELLKEDGFYWWEYQGSKYEMISKDQSVNVLKIG, encoded by the coding sequence GTGGATTTTATGACCTTTGTTTTGTTTGGAGCAACGGGTGATTTGGCCAAAAGAAAGATTTATCCGGCTCTTTTTAATTTGTTTTTAGATAAAAAGATGCCCCAGTCATTTTCAATTATTGGGTTAGGCAGGAGAGAACTATCGGATGGTACATTTCAAACAAATGTAGAACATTCATTAAGAACATTTTCTAGACGCTTTATCGAAGATAAAGCTAAATTAAAAGAATTTATCGACGCGTTTCGTTACAGCCAATTAGATGTAACGGATGTGGAAGGGTATCAAGAACTGCTTAATTTGGTTCAGAGGCGTGAACGGGAGTTAAACATTCATGAAAATCGATTATTCTATCTGTCTGTTGCACCCGAGTTTTTCGATGTAATCGCCTCTAATATTAAAGAAAGCGGATTGGGAACGACCAATGGATGGAAACGCCTGATTATTGAAAAGCCGTTTGGGCATGATATGGCTTCCGCCCAAGAATTAAATCAAAGGCTAAGTAAATCTTTTAGCGAAGAGGAAATTTACCGGATAGACCATTATCTTGGCAAACTAATGGTTCAAAACCTCGAAGCATTGACATTTGCCAATCCTGTGCTTCAATCCTTATGGAATAAGCAGCACATAGCCAATATACAAATAACGGCTAGTGAAACGGTTGGAGTAGAAGACAGAGCGGGCTATTATGATCAAGCCGGGGCCATCCGGGATATGTTCCAGAATCATATGCTGCAACTGTTGATGATGACGGCCATGCATGTACCAAAAACGATAAGTGCAGCAGATATCCGGAATGAAAAGAGAAAGGTGATGGAATCATTGCGGCCTTTGCAGAAAGAGGATGTCGGTTCTCAAGTTGTCCGTGGCCAATATAGTGCCGGAGAAATGAATCATGAGCCAGTGGTTGGATACAGGGAGGAACCTGGGGTTGATTCTTCCTCTGTCAATGATACTTTTGTTGCCGCCCGTTTATGGATTGATAATGATTTTTGGGGAGGAGTTCCTTTCTATATCCGTACAGGAAAGAGAATGAAGGAAAAGTCGACACGTATCGTCATAGAGTTTAAAAATCCAGTGAAGGAATTGTATGGATCCGATCAACAAACGGAACCAAATCTATTAATTGTCAATATCAATCCCAATGAAGGGATATCGTTGCAATTGAATAGTAAGAATCCGCTAAAAAACGGGAAAATTGAGCCTATTTCAATTGACTTCTCAACAGGAGCAAAAGACATACCCGAAGCTTATGAACTCTTAATCTTTGATGCATTACGCGGTGACTCGACATTCTTTGCCCACTGGTATGAAGTGGAATTATCGTGGAAATGGGTGCAGCCAGTTTTAGAAGCGTTTGAGGAAAACACAGTCCCCTTACATTTCTATCGTTCAGGTTCGATGGGTCCGGATGCTTCGGATGAACTTTTAAAAGAGGACGGGTTTTATTGGTGGGAATACCAAGGGTCTAAGTATGAGATGATTTCAAAAGATCAATCAGTAAACGTATTAAAAATAGGATAA